GTAACGGATGAAGAGGGAAGAGAGCTAGAACCTGATGAGATATTAGACATCTTTAATAAGACATATTTTGAGCCTGATGAGCATATTAGCTTTGTAGATGTTACGGTTGAGTCACTAAAAAAAGTCTCAACTTGCACTATAGTTTATAACTACAGGGGCAAAGAGATAGTAGCATCTGCGCAGGGCAATGGACCAATAGACGCTTGTAAAAATGCTTTAATGAAAGACTACGAAAATGAGTTTACAATAAACTCTTACTCAGAACACTCTTGTGGAGATAAGAGCAGTGCCAAGGCCATCGCCTACATAGAAGTGCAGTCCAAAGAGACTCTATCTTGTTTTGGTGTAGGTATCGATGATGATATAGCAACGGCATCTATAAAGGCTATGTTTAGTGCCCTAAATAGGGCTTTTAGCAATTAAGACTAAAGACTCACTCACTATAAATGCCGAGTGGGTCTTTATCTCCTAATCTCTATACTGATTTTTATATGGAAACTTCTCTATTGTGAGATAATCATCATCAAAATCATCATACTCTTCATAGTTAATATTAAAGATTATAGGATATCCTCTTTTTAAAAGTTCCTCATCTAAAAGTTCACTATTAAAACCCTTGTCACGACAGAGTTCTACGATGCTATCAATATCTTTAGCATCAACACCATTAAGTTCCATCTCAAATATTGCATCAGAAATGTTCATTGTGTCCTCAAAAAAATTGTTATGTATTACATAAGAAAAGTTTGTTTGATACTTCATCAAACACAGCCAAAAAACCACAAGATATCAAACGATGTCTATTTTGACTCAAAGATATTTTTATAGTTAAAAAGACCTTTATTTTGAGCTAGAAATTATACTATTTTTTGAAAAAAAAAGAGTATAAGATGGGTATAAAAAGAGATTTTATATTTTTAAAATTAAAACATTTTCTATTGAACTCTCAAGGATATCAAAAGCGTAAAAGCTAACTCTACCTGTAGTATGCAGGGCAAGTATATCATGTGGAATATCTTCGACTTCCTTATCAAAGAGTTTTGGGTTTAAAGAACTTTTACGTACTTTTGAGGAGACTCTAAATCCTTGAGGGATATCTATTGTTTGAACAAATTGTTCAAGATTTTTCTCACTTTTATCTTTCATCACGGTCATATACTCTATAGTATCTTCATCGCTAAAACCATAGCTATTGAGGCGTGCTTCAAAGGGAATTGTAAAAAAATGGACAAGGGTTAAATAAGCACTAGGAAATAGTTTTGCAATCTCTAAAATTGCCGCTGCTGATTTTGAAGAGAGGTCAGTAGGAAGTAAAATAGTCTTTGTGCTAATCTCACTCTCTTTTTTAAGAACTAAGACAGGAACATCTGCACTTCTTACAATATGCTTTGTATGCGAGCCCATATAGACCTCGCTAAACCTATAAGTCTCTCCACTTTTACCAATAATGATGAGCTTGGATTTGAGAATATTAGCTACTTTAGCAATCTCTTTTTTTGTATTACCTTTAATACAGTGAAAATGCTTTTCATCAAAGTCATTAAATGCGAGCTGTAGTCTTTCTAAAATATGCTCTTTAATATAGTTAATATCTTTTTTGGGTGAAAAAAATGAGTTCTCTACTATATGAACAACATCTACAATACCGTTTATTTTTCGTGCAAACTCCATAGCTCTTTGCAATACTATAAAACTATCTTTTGAAAAATCTATTGCAACAAGTATTTTAAATTGCTTCATAACTCTCTACCTATTTGAAATTTTGTTTACTTTAGCATAGAGTGTATTAACAAATGCTAAGTGAAATCTCTTCAACAGACTACAACTTTATCTTTTAACACGCTATCGCCTAGTGCTTTTATAATCCCATGAGCCCTTATACTAATGGAGTCCTCATTAAAGCTCCATCTGCTTTATACAAAAGTATAAAAAAGCCCTTCTCTTGTGCTACAGCTCTAAGTTTTGAGTAAAGGATTCAGGGATTTATACTCCTATGCTATCTTTTTTTAGCTTTCTTTTTTTGCTTGCTTCATCAGTTCTTGGAGTTACATTTGCATCTATATAATCCATGATTTTTCCAGCTATATCTATGTTTGTAGACTTCTCAATCCCCTCTAACCCAGGCGATGAGTTTACTTCCATCACAAGTGGACCACGAGCTGATTCGATCATATCTACCCCGCAGATGCCAAGCCCCATAGCTTTTGCAGCAGCTAATGCAGTTGATTTCTCTTTACGAGTTAGTTTATGTGCGGTTGCATGTCCACCCTGATGCAGGTTTGATCTAAAGTCTCCATCTGCACCTTGACGCTTCATAGCTCCAACAACTTCACCACCAACTATCAACACACGAATATCTGCCCCGCCCGCCTCTTCTATAAACTCCTGAACAAGCAAGTTTACATCCATGCCATAAAAAGCATCAAGGACTGATTTTGCTGCTTTTTCGCTATCTACTAAAACTACTCCAACACCTTGTGTTCCCTCTAATATCTTAAGTATCAAAGGTGCACCACCACTTAAAGCTATAACATCTTTTGCACTTGACTTATTAGATGCAAAGATAGTCTTTGGCATATCTACGCCTTGTTTTGAGAGGATTTGCAGGCTTCTTAATTTATCTCTACTTCTTGTAACAGCTAAACTCCCAGATGTAGTAAAAACATCCATCATCTCAAAATGTCTAATCATAGCAGCTCCATAAAAAGTTCTACTAGCACCAATTCTAGGGATGATGGCATCTGGAACTGGTAACTGAGAACCAAGATAGTTAATGTTGAGTTGTCCTTTCATAATCTCTATACTACACTTTAAGTAGTCTATAACTCTTACCTCCCAGCCTTTTAGCTCAGCTGCCTCTACAAGCCTTTGTGTGGAGTAGAGATTTCTGTTTCTTGATAGTATATAGACTCTCATATTTTTACCTTTTCATCTTTTTTCGCTATATATTCTTTTGATACATCTACTAAAAATTTTCCGCTTAAAAATTTCCTACCTATG
This sequence is a window from Sulfurimonas hongkongensis. Protein-coding genes within it:
- a CDS encoding 2-carboxy-1,4-naphthoquinone phytyltransferase gives rise to the protein MNISDAIFEMELNGVDAKDIDSIVELCRDKGFNSELLDEELLKRGYPIIFNINYEEYDDFDDDYLTIEKFPYKNQYRD
- a CDS encoding universal stress protein; translation: MKQFKILVAIDFSKDSFIVLQRAMEFARKINGIVDVVHIVENSFFSPKKDINYIKEHILERLQLAFNDFDEKHFHCIKGNTKKEIAKVANILKSKLIIIGKSGETYRFSEVYMGSHTKHIVRSADVPVLVLKKESEISTKTILLPTDLSSKSAAAILEIAKLFPSAYLTLVHFFTIPFEARLNSYGFSDEDTIEYMTVMKDKSEKNLEQFVQTIDIPQGFRVSSKVRKSSLNPKLFDKEVEDIPHDILALHTTGRVSFYAFDILESSIENVLILKI
- the rimK gene encoding 30S ribosomal protein S6--L-glutamate ligase, whose amino-acid sequence is MRVYILSRNRNLYSTQRLVEAAELKGWEVRVIDYLKCSIEIMKGQLNINYLGSQLPVPDAIIPRIGASRTFYGAAMIRHFEMMDVFTTSGSLAVTRSRDKLRSLQILSKQGVDMPKTIFASNKSSAKDVIALSGGAPLILKILEGTQGVGVVLVDSEKAAKSVLDAFYGMDVNLLVQEFIEEAGGADIRVLIVGGEVVGAMKRQGADGDFRSNLHQGGHATAHKLTRKEKSTALAAAKAMGLGICGVDMIESARGPLVMEVNSSPGLEGIEKSTNIDIAGKIMDYIDANVTPRTDEASKKRKLKKDSIGV